The window AAGGACATAACCGAATACTGGATTCGTCAATACAACGAAGAGCGGCCACATGAATCGCTCGGAGACATGACCCCAGTCGAGTATGTCCAAAAACATTCACCCCAAGAGAACTCTACTTATGGATGGCACTAACTTGGGGAGGTTTACACTTTGACATGCAGCCTCCGTGAGTTGTCGATTAATTCAAACACGGTTATCAACGTTTTATTGATATCAGTAACAGGCCTCTCATTATAAAACCTATGGCGCATTCCACTCTATCAACCACGCCACTCTCAGACGCCTCTAAATGGCTCACAACGCCATTTTCCTTTTGACCCGATAAACGGTAGCCCGACTGAGACCGGAAACTGCCATAACGTCCTTGATGGACTCACCTTTTTTCAAGAATTCAAGGGCCTTATCGTGCTTTTTTTGATCAATCTGCTTACCTCTGAACCGACCTTCTGCTTTGGCCTTGTCAATTCCGATCTTCTGACGTTCTCTTCGGAGATTCGTTTCAAACTCGCTGAAAACCGCCAGCATCTGGACGAATGCGCGCCCTGAAGCGGTAGAGGTATCAACACTCTGATCCAGAACCTTGATGCTGGCACCCACACCTTCCAGTTGGTCAACGATATCCAGTAAATCTTTCACCGATCGTGCGAGCCTATCCAGCTTGAAAACAACCAGTGTGTCACCTTCACCAATGGCCTTAAGAATAGCAGCCAGTTCCGGGCGGTTCTTTCGGGACGTGCCAGAAGCCTTTTCTTGATAGAGTAACCCTTCAGGGTAGGCAGCAGTCAACGCTTCAGTCTGCGCCGTTAAATTTTGATCCAATGTTGAAACTCGGCTATACAGAAATATTTTTCCCATCGTGACCCCCTTCATGTTCTGGTCGAATTCAGAATATTCTCATAAGAGCTTAGAGTCAAGTGAGAACTGTCTCATATAGCATAGATATGACATATATGAGACCTATAAGGGGGCGCATAAGGTATATATCATATACCTATACTTAAACGATAAGCTGACATGTTAGACAGCCATGCACGCTAACAATAGATATCACTGATATATAACCAGTCGCATATACACACCCACCACATACCTATATCAACATATCCTTATATGACGTTGTAACCACATATACACACCTAGATATCCTCTATGACCTCAAGGCCATCATCAAGCATTGATAGTACAGCTGATAGC is drawn from Desulfovibrio sp. JC022 and contains these coding sequences:
- a CDS encoding integrase core domain-containing protein, with amino-acid sequence KDITEYWIRQYNEERPHESLGDMTPVEYVQKHSPQENSTYGWH
- a CDS encoding recombinase family protein — protein: MGKIFLYSRVSTLDQNLTAQTEALTAAYPEGLLYQEKASGTSRKNRPELAAILKAIGEGDTLVVFKLDRLARSVKDLLDIVDQLEGVGASIKVLDQSVDTSTASGRAFVQMLAVFSEFETNLRRERQKIGIDKAKAEGRFRGKQIDQKKHDKALEFLKKGESIKDVMAVSGLSRATVYRVKRKMAL